A region of Halalkaliarchaeum desulfuricum DNA encodes the following proteins:
- a CDS encoding 30S ribosomal protein S17e, which translates to MSIDPTDVITIGDELLRNNPDTFDEDFGENKTHVERLTDIGSKRVRNRVAGYITRKKQRQTQPSR; encoded by the coding sequence ATGTCTATCGATCCAACCGACGTGATAACGATCGGTGACGAACTGCTGCGGAACAATCCGGACACGTTCGACGAGGATTTCGGCGAGAACAAGACTCATGTAGAGCGTCTGACTGATATCGGGTCAAAGCGGGTGCGAAATCGAGTAGCTGGCTACATTACGAGAAAAAAACAACGGCAGACGCAGCCCTCGCGGTAG
- a CDS encoding nucleotidyltransferase family protein — MTRNSGSDTVEVGGVVLAAGTSSRFEGGNKLAVELDGEPIVRRATRCLLRSRLEEVVVIVGFEADRIAALVEDLPVAVRRNERFSEGQSTSVRTGVDHAVDRGWSAAVFGLGDMPFVDPTTVDSLIEAHENSEGSILWPSFEGERGNPVLFSGEHFDALRSVTGDRGGRRLVETHPGSTPVPVDDPGVIRDVDRETDLD, encoded by the coding sequence ATGACCCGAAACAGCGGCAGCGACACAGTGGAGGTGGGTGGTGTCGTGCTTGCCGCCGGAACGTCATCCCGATTCGAGGGAGGAAACAAACTCGCAGTGGAACTCGACGGAGAACCGATCGTCCGCCGTGCGACGCGTTGCCTCCTCCGATCCCGACTCGAGGAAGTGGTCGTCATCGTGGGATTCGAGGCGGATCGGATCGCGGCGCTCGTCGAGGACCTTCCAGTGGCGGTGAGACGAAACGAACGGTTCAGCGAGGGTCAGAGCACGTCGGTTCGAACGGGCGTGGATCACGCTGTCGATCGCGGCTGGTCCGCCGCCGTCTTCGGGCTCGGGGACATGCCGTTCGTGGACCCCACCACCGTCGACTCCCTGATCGAAGCCCACGAGAACAGTGAGGGATCGATACTGTGGCCGAGCTTCGAGGGGGAGAGAGGGAATCCGGTGCTGTTTTCCGGTGAACATTTCGACGCCCTGCGATCCGTTACCGGCGACCGCGGCGGGCGACGGCTGGTGGAGACACACCCCGGATCGACGCCCGTGCCCGTCGACGACCCCGGCGTCATACGGGACGTCGATCGTGAAACGGATCTCGACTGA
- a CDS encoding molybdopterin molybdotransferase MoeA, which yields MTHSHDEMVTRREAVSLVETLREESLEGRKARRVSVTEACSGRVLAESVRAQRDDPTRSTATMDGYAFDATEAYPFEVVEFAVFPEDDPPTIEVDQAVRVATGAPIPERANAVLKKEEATVENGTLSGPEIEPGTYVYEQGSNVSAGEQLFEPGEQLAPRDAILLHDLGIESVSTCDPFDVGLVATGTEIHEGRSRDLDSPMLAALVRSWGHVPTVEGSAPDEYDRVVRAIEETAASHDVVMTTGGTSVGKKDHVIRALDSLGEVIFHRVRIRPGKPLAAARLPDHDAVAFAIPGKPVGAHTVASLVVRPFFTETDDIATIPATAAADVTVSVPGFEYAIPVRLRDGDAIPLGHATSELDVYGDTFDPSVLSSSTRATRADGFVLTEDGFEQGSTVDVTPHTVLEP from the coding sequence ATGACTCACAGTCACGATGAGATGGTGACCCGACGGGAGGCTGTGTCCCTCGTGGAGACCCTCCGGGAGGAATCCCTCGAGGGGCGAAAAGCGAGGCGGGTGTCCGTCACCGAGGCGTGCTCCGGCCGCGTGCTCGCAGAGTCCGTTCGAGCACAGCGCGACGATCCGACGCGGTCCACAGCCACCATGGACGGGTACGCGTTCGACGCGACCGAGGCGTACCCGTTCGAGGTCGTCGAGTTTGCGGTGTTCCCGGAGGACGACCCGCCGACGATCGAGGTCGACCAGGCTGTTCGGGTCGCCACCGGGGCGCCGATCCCCGAGCGTGCGAACGCCGTACTCAAAAAGGAGGAAGCGACCGTCGAGAACGGGACACTCTCCGGTCCGGAGATCGAACCTGGCACCTACGTCTACGAGCAGGGAAGCAACGTCTCGGCGGGCGAACAACTGTTCGAACCGGGAGAGCAACTGGCCCCACGGGACGCCATACTCCTCCATGATCTCGGAATCGAGTCCGTCAGTACCTGCGATCCCTTCGATGTCGGACTCGTCGCGACGGGCACGGAGATCCACGAGGGGCGATCGCGAGATCTCGATAGCCCCATGCTCGCAGCGCTCGTTCGATCGTGGGGACACGTCCCGACTGTCGAAGGCTCAGCTCCCGACGAATACGATCGCGTCGTCCGTGCGATCGAGGAGACGGCTGCGTCCCACGACGTCGTCATGACGACCGGCGGAACGAGCGTGGGCAAGAAGGACCACGTGATTCGCGCCCTGGATTCCCTCGGCGAAGTCATCTTTCACCGGGTGCGTATTCGACCCGGGAAGCCGCTCGCTGCGGCTCGGCTCCCCGACCACGACGCGGTCGCGTTCGCGATTCCGGGAAAACCTGTCGGTGCACACACGGTGGCGTCGCTGGTCGTGCGGCCGTTCTTCACGGAAACCGACGACATCGCGACGATACCGGCGACCGCCGCCGCCGACGTGACCGTGTCCGTCCCGGGATTCGAGTACGCGATTCCCGTGCGGTTGCGCGACGGCGACGCAATCCCGTTGGGACACGCCACGTCGGAACTGGACGTGTACGGGGACACGTTCGATCCGAGCGTTCTCTCCTCGAGTACACGTGCGACGCGGGCCGACGGATTCGTCCTGACGGAAGACGGCTTCGAGCAGGGATCGACCGTTGATGTGACACCGCACACCGTTCTGGAGCCATGA
- a CDS encoding PLP-dependent cysteine synthase family protein has protein sequence MSETSSDTDDSQPDIFSTIGNTPLIEIESASQEADGRIYGKLEYFNPSSSIKDRIYREMITAAQERGDLEPGMEILETSTGNAGIACTFVGTRLGYDVTVVMPEGMSEERKKVIRAFGGELVETPGAESDVDLSLEKVEEMLEEEPDRYWFPNQFTNEDNPLAHEKTTGPEILDQLGHAPDAFVAGQGTGGTMTGVGRVLQEEDPDAAIYALEPKEAPLLRCREWGSHEIEGIGDGFVPENLDPEIMDGVVTVESQAAIDRSRTLAEEEGVFCGISSGANIEGAIRLANEREEIDEVVTIICDTGHRYFTTKLFEPDYEVEVPDREHPLDDYSKSVLEEYQSGWDIIE, from the coding sequence ATGAGCGAAACCAGTAGTGACACTGACGATAGTCAGCCTGACATTTTCTCCACGATCGGAAACACGCCGCTGATCGAAATCGAGAGCGCAAGCCAAGAGGCGGACGGACGGATTTACGGGAAGCTCGAGTACTTCAACCCGTCCTCGAGCATCAAAGACCGGATCTACCGGGAGATGATCACCGCCGCACAGGAGCGGGGCGACCTCGAACCCGGGATGGAGATCCTGGAGACGTCGACCGGCAACGCCGGTATCGCGTGTACGTTCGTCGGAACCCGACTGGGATACGACGTTACCGTCGTGATGCCGGAAGGGATGAGTGAGGAACGAAAGAAGGTGATCCGGGCGTTCGGCGGGGAGCTCGTCGAGACCCCGGGCGCAGAAAGCGACGTCGACCTCTCCCTCGAGAAGGTCGAAGAAATGCTCGAGGAGGAGCCGGATCGCTACTGGTTCCCGAACCAGTTCACGAACGAGGACAACCCCCTTGCACACGAGAAAACGACCGGTCCGGAGATCCTCGATCAGCTGGGACACGCCCCCGACGCGTTCGTTGCCGGGCAGGGTACCGGCGGAACGATGACCGGTGTCGGTCGAGTGCTCCAGGAAGAGGACCCCGACGCGGCCATCTACGCGCTCGAGCCGAAGGAGGCCCCCCTGTTGCGCTGTCGCGAGTGGGGATCCCACGAGATCGAAGGCATCGGCGACGGGTTCGTCCCGGAGAACCTGGATCCCGAGATCATGGACGGCGTCGTTACAGTAGAGAGCCAGGCCGCGATCGACCGTTCCCGCACCCTCGCCGAAGAGGAGGGTGTCTTCTGTGGAATCTCCAGCGGTGCGAACATCGAGGGCGCGATCCGACTCGCAAACGAGCGGGAGGAGATCGACGAGGTCGTCACCATCATCTGTGACACCGGTCACCGCTACTTTACCACGAAGCTCTTCGAACCCGACTACGAGGTAGAGGTTCCCGACCGGGAACACCCCCTCGACGACTACTCGAAATCCGTGCTCGAGGAGTACCAGAGCGGCTGGGACATCATCGAGTGA
- the yqeC gene encoding selenium cofactor biosynthesis protein YqeC, whose product MNLSDALELGDRELVSFVGAGGKKTAMGKLAREADSRGLVPGYTTTTHMPPPPEIPLVCVPPETVSSAVSGRTAPIAVASEWVFDPDRADKKVRGFDPESIDDLYDSNALDWVLVKADGARRREFKAPGPGEPVIPTRSTVVVVVASVTAAGRPNDTGCVHRPERVAEIAGIERGDPLSPESMAAVLASERGGAKDIPERARAVLLVNKADTTEQRHLARSLVRETFRRTDAFSAGFVSSFVEDWLEPVPEN is encoded by the coding sequence ATGAACCTCTCCGACGCCCTCGAACTCGGCGACCGGGAACTCGTCTCCTTCGTCGGGGCGGGGGGCAAGAAGACCGCGATGGGGAAACTCGCCCGGGAAGCGGATTCACGGGGGCTGGTTCCCGGATACACGACGACGACACACATGCCGCCGCCACCGGAGATTCCTCTCGTTTGTGTCCCGCCGGAAACGGTGTCCTCCGCGGTTTCCGGACGAACTGCGCCGATCGCGGTCGCGAGCGAATGGGTTTTCGACCCCGATCGAGCAGATAAGAAGGTTCGAGGCTTCGATCCCGAGTCGATCGACGACCTGTACGACAGCAACGCGCTGGACTGGGTGCTCGTCAAAGCCGACGGGGCGCGCCGCCGCGAATTCAAAGCTCCCGGTCCGGGGGAGCCGGTTATTCCGACCCGAAGTACGGTCGTTGTGGTGGTTGCCTCGGTTACAGCCGCCGGTCGACCCAACGATACGGGCTGTGTGCACCGCCCCGAACGCGTCGCCGAGATCGCGGGGATCGAGAGAGGCGATCCACTCTCGCCGGAGTCGATGGCAGCGGTACTCGCGAGCGAACGCGGCGGCGCCAAAGACATCCCGGAGCGCGCGAGGGCCGTTCTCCTCGTGAACAAGGCAGATACGACGGAGCAGCGACACCTCGCCCGCAGTCTCGTTCGGGAGACGTTTCGGCGCACGGACGCCTTCTCTGCCGGGTTCGTCTCCTCGTTCGTCGAGGATTGGCTCGAACCAGTCCCGGAGAACTAA
- a CDS encoding sulfurtransferase TusA family protein yields MKRVDVTGEICPRPALIVREELASMETGDELLVEGDYPPAEDNLRRACTRHGFEVESADGSDDTFELKIRATDDASIPEA; encoded by the coding sequence ATGAAACGCGTGGACGTAACGGGAGAGATCTGTCCGAGGCCGGCGCTCATCGTTCGGGAGGAGTTGGCCTCGATGGAGACCGGCGACGAGCTGCTCGTCGAAGGTGATTACCCGCCCGCCGAGGACAACCTGCGCCGAGCCTGCACGAGACACGGCTTCGAGGTCGAATCCGCTGACGGTTCCGACGACACGTTCGAACTCAAGATCAGGGCGACCGACGACGCGTCGATCCCGGAGGCGTGA
- the selD gene encoding selenide, water dikinase SelD gives MQSEKRDDGSDDNDRDGSPRLTQYAELHGCSCKVGQDDLDALLAETGPFDPNDDLLFGVGEDAAARQLTEDLAMVTTIDFFTPIVDDPYDFGRVAACNAASDAFATGAVDNLTGLVAMGLPRELTDTAAEILAGIVDAFEAMDGVVAGGHTTLNPWPFAGAAVTATASPDDLLTASGASPGERLYLTKPLGTQPAMGSLRVRDEEFEATVKNACPRPVEDVGREAIEWMTSPNREGARIVREYATTATDVTGFGLLGQARIIAERSGVGIEITEFPVIEGTLELSRLFGYGLESGESAETSGGLLVSVPADRAEQLEASLSRADVFFHPIGRVTDGENASIADPSISEVTR, from the coding sequence ATGCAATCAGAAAAGAGAGATGACGGCTCCGACGACAACGACCGTGACGGTTCCCCCCGACTGACCCAGTACGCCGAACTACACGGCTGTTCCTGTAAGGTCGGTCAGGACGATCTCGACGCACTGCTGGCGGAGACGGGGCCGTTCGACCCGAACGACGATCTTCTGTTCGGGGTCGGCGAAGACGCCGCGGCGCGGCAGCTAACTGAGGACCTGGCCATGGTAACGACGATCGACTTCTTCACGCCGATCGTCGACGACCCGTACGACTTCGGACGCGTGGCGGCGTGCAACGCCGCGAGCGACGCGTTCGCCACGGGGGCGGTCGACAACCTCACCGGTCTGGTAGCGATGGGGCTGCCCCGCGAACTGACCGACACCGCAGCGGAGATCCTCGCCGGGATCGTCGACGCGTTCGAAGCGATGGACGGCGTCGTCGCCGGGGGTCACACGACCCTGAACCCGTGGCCGTTTGCGGGCGCGGCAGTGACGGCGACGGCGTCGCCGGACGACCTTCTCACCGCATCCGGTGCCTCGCCCGGCGAGAGGCTCTATCTCACCAAACCGCTGGGGACCCAGCCGGCGATGGGGAGTCTCCGCGTCCGGGATGAGGAGTTCGAAGCGACCGTCAAGAACGCCTGTCCGCGGCCGGTCGAGGACGTCGGCCGGGAGGCGATAGAGTGGATGACGTCGCCGAACCGGGAGGGGGCCCGGATCGTTCGCGAGTACGCAACGACGGCGACCGACGTCACGGGGTTCGGTCTGCTCGGTCAGGCGCGAATCATCGCGGAGCGATCCGGGGTCGGCATCGAGATCACCGAGTTCCCGGTCATCGAGGGAACCCTGGAACTCTCCCGGCTCTTCGGCTACGGCCTCGAATCGGGCGAAAGCGCGGAAACCAGCGGGGGGCTCCTCGTTTCAGTCCCGGCCGACCGGGCTGAACAACTGGAGGCCTCCCTCTCCCGTGCGGACGTGTTCTTCCATCCGATCGGGCGCGTGACCGACGGGGAGAACGCCTCCATCGCAGATCCGTCGATTTCCGAAGTCACCCGATAG
- the yqeB gene encoding selenium-dependent molybdenum cofactor biosynthesis protein YqeB → MKVFNDTVDLLENGEQAAMITVVGKEGSAPRDVGARMVVTPEDEYGTIGGGTVEALAIEAARDVLTGREEPGVREYELDPGGNTGMVCGGTMDVFIDRIQGPSRLYVAGGGHIGQELATMGEQLGYDVTVVDDREEYSDPADFPDSVDVIRGNYGEVLREQPMGADASVAVATRSGTFDGRAAAAAIDGGAGYVGIVASDRKAERIMDSLHDEGYDRSDLVRVRSPIGLDLGGGTPEDIALSILAEINVVRHDASAEPTTRLNIDDLVVIRGGGDLGSGVAYRFHQAGYPVVVTEVAKPTVVRRAVAFASAMYEADVEIEGVAARRAGDVEEALAVLEEGDVPVLEDPDAKLLEEFDAKVLVDAIMAKGKYDTGTRRGDADVVIGLGPGFEAGDDVDAVVETDRGHELGRVIYEGTASPYDGEPGERRGYTHERVLRAPTDGRFESDAEIGDLVEADDVVGTVGDEPVRTEIDGLIRGLVHDGVVLEDGEKAGDVDPRGEDVDPEKISDKALCLGGGALEAALRLG, encoded by the coding sequence ATGAAGGTTTTCAACGACACCGTCGACCTCCTGGAGAACGGCGAGCAAGCGGCGATGATCACTGTCGTCGGGAAAGAGGGGAGCGCCCCCCGTGATGTCGGTGCCAGGATGGTCGTCACACCCGAAGACGAGTACGGGACGATCGGGGGAGGCACCGTCGAAGCGCTGGCGATCGAGGCCGCGCGGGACGTGCTGACCGGCAGGGAGGAGCCGGGCGTTCGGGAGTACGAACTCGACCCCGGCGGCAACACGGGCATGGTCTGTGGCGGTACGATGGACGTGTTCATCGACCGGATCCAGGGCCCATCGCGGCTTTACGTCGCTGGCGGCGGCCACATCGGCCAGGAGTTGGCGACGATGGGTGAGCAGCTCGGATACGACGTAACGGTCGTCGACGATCGCGAGGAGTATTCGGACCCAGCAGACTTCCCCGACAGCGTCGACGTCATTCGGGGGAACTACGGCGAGGTTTTGCGGGAACAGCCGATGGGAGCTGACGCCTCGGTGGCCGTCGCCACGCGGAGCGGCACCTTCGACGGGAGAGCAGCCGCCGCCGCCATCGATGGGGGCGCCGGCTACGTCGGAATCGTTGCCAGCGACCGGAAGGCCGAACGGATTATGGACTCCCTCCACGACGAGGGGTACGATCGATCCGACCTCGTTCGCGTCCGCTCACCGATCGGCCTGGATCTGGGTGGCGGCACGCCCGAGGACATCGCGCTTTCGATTCTCGCAGAGATAAACGTAGTCCGTCACGACGCATCGGCGGAACCCACCACTCGGCTGAACATCGACGACCTGGTCGTGATTCGTGGCGGCGGGGACCTCGGCAGCGGCGTTGCCTACCGGTTCCACCAGGCGGGGTATCCGGTCGTGGTCACGGAAGTTGCGAAGCCGACCGTGGTTCGCCGCGCCGTCGCGTTCGCCTCCGCGATGTACGAAGCGGACGTCGAAATCGAAGGGGTGGCTGCCCGGCGGGCCGGCGACGTCGAGGAAGCCCTCGCCGTGCTGGAAGAGGGGGACGTCCCCGTCCTGGAGGATCCCGACGCGAAACTGCTCGAGGAGTTCGACGCGAAGGTCCTCGTCGACGCGATCATGGCGAAGGGGAAGTACGACACTGGAACGCGACGCGGGGACGCAGACGTCGTGATCGGACTCGGCCCCGGGTTCGAGGCGGGGGATGACGTCGACGCCGTCGTCGAGACGGACAGGGGACACGAACTCGGTCGGGTCATCTACGAGGGGACCGCCAGCCCCTACGACGGGGAACCGGGCGAGCGACGAGGATACACCCACGAACGCGTGCTCCGTGCACCCACCGACGGGCGCTTCGAATCGGACGCCGAAATCGGCGACCTCGTCGAGGCGGACGACGTCGTCGGCACCGTCGGGGACGAACCCGTACGAACGGAGATCGACGGACTGATTCGCGGACTGGTCCACGACGGGGTCGTCCTCGAAGACGGGGAGAAGGCAGGGGACGTCGATCCGCGCGGCGAGGACGTCGATCCAGAGAAAATCTCCGACAAGGCGCTGTGTCTGGGTGGCGGAGCGCTCGAGGCCGCGCTTCGGCTCGGATGA
- a CDS encoding DsrH/TusB family sulfur metabolism protein, which produces MIYLVDKPSAEVAFRTAQGNQEVTLVLIQDGVLLEPGESVPAVDVPVYAVERDVEVRGVDLPPEIEPITYDRLMRLVIEDGVKSFV; this is translated from the coding sequence ATGATTTACCTCGTCGACAAGCCGTCTGCGGAGGTTGCGTTCAGAACCGCCCAGGGGAACCAGGAGGTCACACTCGTCTTGATACAGGACGGCGTGTTGCTGGAACCGGGTGAATCCGTTCCGGCAGTTGATGTTCCGGTGTACGCCGTCGAACGGGACGTCGAAGTTCGCGGCGTCGACCTCCCGCCCGAGATCGAACCGATCACGTACGACAGATTGATGCGCCTCGTTATCGAAGATGGGGTGAAAAGTTTCGTATGA
- a CDS encoding DsrE family protein → MKRTVVVALTRAPYGRVHVPEGIRAAYGVASGFDRHDVTVLFTEDSVYAAREAADRDALDMDGHVAGLVEQDGNLAVDAGALDSRGIDAEDVDDDIDVLTEDRVAELFEKADHVLTF, encoded by the coding sequence TTGAAGCGCACGGTTGTCGTCGCGTTGACGCGGGCACCGTACGGGCGCGTTCACGTGCCGGAGGGGATCCGGGCAGCCTACGGCGTCGCTTCCGGATTCGACCGGCACGACGTGACCGTCCTGTTCACCGAGGACAGCGTCTACGCCGCAAGAGAAGCCGCCGACAGGGACGCGCTGGACATGGACGGCCATGTCGCCGGACTCGTCGAACAGGACGGCAACCTTGCGGTGGATGCCGGGGCGCTCGACAGCAGGGGGATCGACGCCGAGGACGTCGACGACGACATCGACGTTCTCACGGAGGATCGGGTTGCCGAACTGTTCGAAAAAGCGGACCACGTGCTCACGTTTTGA
- a CDS encoding DsrE/DsrF/TusD sulfur relay family protein yields the protein MSHVGIVLTGGPFDSQRWRTAYELGRAALSDDHDVTFFHYLDGIYVPIDGQEFPDGSTEGLYGDMPTEKFQELIEAGAEVICCGLCIDARGIDPDTAYPEGIEVGLLSDLADLLGEADRVISL from the coding sequence ATGTCACACGTAGGTATCGTGCTTACAGGGGGACCGTTCGACAGCCAGCGGTGGAGAACGGCCTACGAACTGGGCCGGGCGGCGCTTTCGGACGATCACGACGTGACTTTTTTTCACTACCTCGACGGGATCTACGTCCCGATCGACGGCCAGGAGTTTCCGGACGGCTCGACGGAGGGGCTCTACGGCGACATGCCGACGGAGAAGTTCCAGGAACTGATCGAGGCCGGCGCCGAGGTGATCTGCTGTGGGCTCTGTATCGACGCCCGTGGTATCGATCCCGACACGGCCTATCCCGAAGGGATCGAGGTCGGACTGCTGTCGGATCTGGCCGATCTGCTCGGGGAGGCAGACAGGGTGATCTCGCTTTGA
- a CDS encoding xanthine dehydrogenase family protein molybdopterin-binding subunit, translating into MSKPDEPTHESDASDDEQHPLEWDEPENNRTDPEERDAITNDEEKSDARKIVTGEARYTGDFRDRFPELAEATIVRSDVAHGYVTDVDTSEAEAMDGVYAVLTPFDEEVPDTLYSSSGQSYPEPSPWDMRVLRKHVRFVGDPVAAVAAEDTETADRAARKIDVEYEELDYVLDVEEATEPDAPRLFEDDEVENQQSGADYERNLESHFEGEIGDVDAAITEADEEYTLETVAETPYQSHCVPEPHTTIAYTDEDGRYTFITATQVPNHTRRQLSHVFDIPIRDIRVIKPRIGAGFGAKQEMVLEPIALALHRKAGVPVAVEVTRREEFYAMRFRHPMKLRVRSAANEGGELEAVELDITSNAGAYGTHGMTVAGVAGTKSMPVYAGTPNVRFVGDVVHTNLPMGAAMRGYGAPQGHFALETHIDELAREIGDDPIAFRKRNAVREGDLDKIAAILDDNDRFARRIRSCGIRECIDRGMEAIGWEDIEQPAAEHRHRGVGVALAAQGSGVAGKELGAAQIRMNEDGSFHLEVGGVDLGQGNDTMFAQITSEVLGCPPEDVVVTSSDTDLTPFDYGSYASSTTYISGRAVKEAAEDARERLLYWGAKLLDESPENLETADGEVYSEETGESVTLEEIGYEATYGDDEREQILGKGHHSTDESPPPFAAQFVDVTVDERTGEYEINKLVCAVDCGVAINPPLAEGQVEGGEHMSLEFATSGTLEFDEDGNPQTLGFRQYGMPRTTDHPPMETILVETHEPTGPFGAKSIGEIPTNGVAPALSNAIRDAVGVRLTSLPIEPEDVKAALEERDD; encoded by the coding sequence ATGAGCAAGCCCGACGAGCCGACCCACGAGAGCGACGCGTCGGACGACGAGCAACACCCCCTCGAGTGGGACGAGCCAGAGAACAACCGAACGGATCCCGAAGAACGCGACGCGATCACGAACGACGAGGAGAAAAGCGACGCACGGAAGATCGTCACCGGCGAGGCGCGGTACACCGGCGACTTCCGCGACCGGTTCCCCGAACTCGCGGAGGCGACGATCGTCAGGAGCGACGTCGCCCACGGGTACGTCACGGACGTCGACACAAGCGAGGCCGAAGCGATGGACGGCGTCTACGCGGTCCTCACGCCGTTCGACGAGGAGGTACCGGACACGCTGTATTCCAGTTCGGGACAGTCGTACCCCGAACCGAGCCCCTGGGACATGCGGGTGCTCCGGAAGCACGTCCGGTTCGTCGGCGACCCGGTCGCAGCGGTGGCCGCCGAGGACACGGAGACGGCAGATCGGGCGGCCCGCAAGATCGACGTCGAGTACGAGGAACTCGATTACGTTCTCGACGTGGAGGAGGCGACGGAGCCGGACGCGCCTCGGTTGTTCGAGGACGACGAGGTCGAAAACCAGCAGTCGGGTGCCGACTACGAGCGAAACCTGGAGTCGCACTTCGAGGGAGAGATCGGCGACGTCGACGCAGCCATCACCGAAGCAGACGAGGAGTACACCCTCGAGACAGTAGCCGAGACGCCCTACCAGTCACACTGCGTCCCCGAACCGCACACGACGATCGCGTACACGGACGAGGACGGTCGGTACACGTTCATCACGGCAACCCAGGTTCCGAACCATACGCGGCGGCAACTGTCACACGTGTTCGACATCCCGATCCGCGATATTCGGGTCATCAAACCCCGGATCGGCGCGGGTTTCGGCGCGAAACAGGAGATGGTGCTCGAGCCGATAGCGCTGGCACTGCACCGGAAGGCCGGCGTTCCGGTCGCAGTCGAGGTAACCCGGCGGGAAGAGTTCTACGCGATGCGGTTCCGTCACCCGATGAAGCTCCGGGTGCGCTCGGCCGCAAACGAGGGGGGCGAGCTCGAAGCCGTCGAACTCGACATTACGTCGAACGCCGGCGCGTACGGCACCCACGGGATGACAGTCGCCGGCGTCGCGGGGACGAAGTCGATGCCCGTGTACGCCGGAACGCCGAACGTTCGGTTCGTCGGTGACGTGGTCCACACGAACCTGCCGATGGGAGCTGCGATGCGTGGCTACGGTGCGCCCCAGGGTCACTTCGCGCTGGAGACACACATCGACGAACTCGCGCGAGAGATCGGCGATGACCCGATCGCGTTCCGGAAGCGGAACGCGGTCCGCGAGGGCGATCTCGACAAAATAGCAGCGATACTCGATGACAACGACCGCTTCGCCAGGCGCATTCGCTCCTGTGGGATCCGGGAGTGCATCGACCGGGGGATGGAAGCGATCGGCTGGGAGGACATCGAACAGCCTGCGGCCGAGCACCGCCACCGCGGTGTCGGGGTCGCCCTTGCCGCACAGGGCAGTGGGGTCGCGGGCAAAGAACTCGGCGCAGCGCAGATCCGGATGAACGAGGACGGGTCGTTCCACTTGGAGGTCGGCGGTGTCGACCTCGGCCAGGGGAACGACACCATGTTCGCCCAGATTACGTCAGAGGTGCTCGGCTGTCCCCCCGAGGACGTCGTGGTCACCTCTTCTGACACCGACCTCACGCCGTTCGACTACGGGTCGTACGCCTCCTCGACGACCTACATCAGCGGCCGCGCGGTCAAGGAGGCCGCCGAGGACGCCAGAGAACGGCTACTGTACTGGGGAGCAAAGCTGCTCGACGAGTCGCCGGAGAACCTCGAAACCGCCGACGGCGAGGTGTACAGCGAGGAAACCGGGGAGTCGGTCACGCTGGAGGAAATAGGCTACGAGGCGACCTACGGCGACGACGAGCGCGAACAGATCCTCGGAAAGGGACATCACTCGACCGACGAAAGCCCGCCGCCGTTCGCCGCGCAGTTCGTCGATGTCACCGTCGACGAGCGAACTGGCGAGTACGAGATCAACAAGCTGGTGTGTGCGGTCGACTGTGGTGTCGCCATCAACCCGCCACTGGCGGAAGGGCAGGTCGAAGGTGGCGAGCACATGAGCCTGGAGTTCGCAACAAGTGGTACGCTGGAGTTCGACGAGGATGGAAACCCCCAGACGCTGGGGTTCCGCCAGTACGGGATGCCCCGGACCACCGACCACCCGCCGATGGAGACGATCCTGGTCGAGACTCACGAGCCGACCGGCCCGTTCGGCGCCAAATCGATCGGCGAGATACCGACCAACGGGGTCGCGCCGGCGCTGTCGAACGCCATCCGTGACGCCGTCGGCGTGCGTCTCACGTCGCTTCCGATCGAACCCGAAGACGTGAAAGCGGCCCTCGAGGAGCGCGACGACTGA